From Cyclopterus lumpus isolate fCycLum1 chromosome 2, fCycLum1.pri, whole genome shotgun sequence, a single genomic window includes:
- the enpp4 gene encoding bis(5'-adenosyl)-triphosphatase enpp4 isoform X2 encodes MILLREIDGRGKLFNDTVWRTPACQPLYRMLLIMLLGLLCGAGARSVENATARQGPLPLLLVSFDGFSADYLRRFPLPNLKRLYSQGVLVEQLTNVFITKTFPNHYSLVTGLYPESHGILASNMYDPVTNKSFHVGPNDTEPVWWNEARPLWITALDSGYETAATMWPGSEVVIGNRTASHFLPYDADVTFQQRLGNVTKWMLGDGKEQGAMFAALYWEEPDRSGHLFGPDNVTAMSQVLKEVDDNIGLLISELVRTGLWGRVNILVTSDHGMTQCSPERLIRLDDCLHPDNYTLVDLSPVTALIPHKDPDAIFALLNKCHPNMTAYLKSSIPDRLHYRNNERTPPLILVADEGWTIVLRGNKLPRLGDHGYDNSLPSMHPFMAAVGPGFRQGYRISSLQSVDIYPLMCHLLSVPPQPNNGTLNQARILLAAETYWKAPLVVGMVVGVLLVLTSITVLFRFLRFRRPSDSRPFQRLQVDDDDDDEPLLE; translated from the exons ATGATATTGCTGCGAGAAATAGACGGAAGGGGAAAGTTGTTCAACGATACTGTCTGGAGGACACCTGCCTGTCAGCCCCTTTACAG AATGTTACTGATAATGCTGCTGGGCCTTCTGTGTGGCGCCGGGGCCAGGAGCGTGGAAAACGCCACGGCTCGGCAGGGCCCTCTGCCGCTACTGCTGGTGTCGTTCGACGGCTTCAGCGCCGACTACCTGCGGCGGTTCCCCTTGCCCAACCTGAAGCGGCTGTACAGCCAGGGGGTCCTGGTGGAGCAGCTCACCAATGTCTTCATCACCAAGACGTTCCCCAACCACTACAGCCTG GTGACGGGGCTGTACCCCGAGTCCCACGGCATCCTGGCCAGCAACATGTACGACCCAGTCACCAACAAGAGCTTCCACGTGGGCCCCAACGACACTGAACCAGTGTGGTGGAACGAGGCGCGGCCCCTCTGGATCACGGCGCTGGACTCCGGCTACGAGACGGCGGCCACAATGTGGCCCGGCTCCGAAGTGGTCATCGGCAACCGCACGGCGTCGCACTTTCTGCCCTACGACGCCGACGTGACCTTTCAACAGCGGCTGGGGAACGTGACGAAGTGGATGTTGGGAGATGGAAAG GAGCAAGGGGCGATGTTCGCAGCGCTCTACTGGGAGGAGCCGGACCGGTCGGGTCACCTGTTCGGCCCGGACAACGTCACTGCCATGAGCCAAGTGCTGAAGGAG GTCGACGACAACATCGGCCTTCTGATTTCGGAGCTGGTCCGCACCGGCCTCTGGGGCCGCGTCAACATCCTGGTGACCAGCGACCACGGCATGACCCAGTGCTCGCCCGAGCGCCTCATACGGCTGGACGACTGCCTCCACCCCGACAACTACACGCTGGTGGACCTCTCCCCTGTCACGGCCCTCATCCCACACAAAG ACCCGGATGCCATCTTTGCCTTGCTGAATAAGTGCCACCCCAACATGACGGCGTATTTGAAGTCATCCATCCCCGACAGGCTGCACTACCGGAACAATGAGCGCACGCCGCCGCTCATACTGGTCGCCGACGAGGGCTGGACCATCGTGCTGCGGGGGAACAAGCTGCCACGCT tGGGCGACCACGGCTATGACAACTCCCTGCCCAGCATGCACCCCTTCATGGCCGCGGTGGGCCCCGGCTTCCGCCAGGGCTATCGGATCAGCAGCCTGCAGAGCGTGGACATCTACCCGCTCATGTGCCACCTGCTGTCGGTGCCCCCGCAGCCCAACAACGGCACCCTGAACCAGGCCCGGATCCTGCTGGCTGCTGAGACCTACTGGAAGGCCCCATTGGTGGTCGGCATGGTGGTGGGCGTCCTGCTGGTGCTCACCTCGATCACTG TTCTGTTCAGGTTCCTGAGGTTCCGCCGCCCGTCGGACTCTCGGCCCTTCCAGAGGCTCCAGgttgacgacgacgacgacgacgagccCCTTTTGGAGTAA
- the clic5a gene encoding chloride intracellular channel protein 5a, whose protein sequence is MTDTAAEEDKDPDIELFVKAGIDGESIGNCPFSQRLFMILWLKGVVFNVTTVDLKRKPADLYNLAPGTHPPFLTFQGEVLTDVNKVEEYLEDMLAPPKYPKLAAKNRESNTAGNDIFAKFSKYVKNKKPDKNRALEKSLDKSLAKLDEYLMSPLPDEVKMGHHGGEGESKRKYLDGDELTLADCNLLPKLHVVKVVSKKYRNYDIPSEFRGLWRYLGNAYNRDEFTNTCTADVEIELAYKDVAKRLGK, encoded by the exons aTGACGGATACCGCGGCCGAGGAGGACAAGGACCCTGATATTGAGCTATTTGTCAAG gccGGGATAGATGGGGAGAGCATCGGAAACTGTCCCTTCTCTCAGCGCCTGTTTATGATCCTCTGGCTAAAAGGCGTGGTCTTCAATGTGACCACCGTCGACCTCAAGAG GAAACCGGCTGACCTTTACAACCTTGCCCCGGGGACACACCCGCCCTTCCTCACCTTCCAGGGGGAGGTGCTCACTGATGTCAACAAAGTAGAGGAGTATCTGGAGGATATGCTGGCTCCACCAAA GTATCCCAAACTCGCGGCAAAGAATCGCGAATCCAACACAGCGGGCAACGACATATTTGCCAAGTTCTCCAAGTacgtcaaaaacaaaaagccgGATAAGAATCGAG CTTTAGAGAAGAGTCTAGACAAGTCCCTGGCGAAGCTGGATGAGTATCTGATGAGTCCTCTCCCTGACGAGGTTAAGATGGGACACCACGGAGGCGAGGGCGAATCCAAACGCAAATACCTGGATGGAGACGAGCTGACGCTGGCTGACTGCAACCTTCTGCCCAAACTCCACGTTGTCAAG GTGGTTTCCAAGAAATACCGTAACTACGACATCCCGTCCGAATTCAGAGGGTTGTGGCGTTACCTCGGCAACGCTTACAACCGAGATGAGTTCACCAACACGTGCACAGCCGATGTGGAAATCGAGCTGGCCTACAAGGACGTCGCTAAGAGGCTGGGGAAGTGA
- the enpp4 gene encoding bis(5'-adenosyl)-triphosphatase enpp4 isoform X1, which yields MLLIMLLGLLCGAGARSVENATARQGPLPLLLVSFDGFSADYLRRFPLPNLKRLYSQGVLVEQLTNVFITKTFPNHYSLVTGLYPESHGILASNMYDPVTNKSFHVGPNDTEPVWWNEARPLWITALDSGYETAATMWPGSEVVIGNRTASHFLPYDADVTFQQRLGNVTKWMLGDGKEQGAMFAALYWEEPDRSGHLFGPDNVTAMSQVLKEVDDNIGLLISELVRTGLWGRVNILVTSDHGMTQCSPERLIRLDDCLHPDNYTLVDLSPVTALIPHKDPDAIFALLNKCHPNMTAYLKSSIPDRLHYRNNERTPPLILVADEGWTIVLRGNKLPRLGDHGYDNSLPSMHPFMAAVGPGFRQGYRISSLQSVDIYPLMCHLLSVPPQPNNGTLNQARILLAAETYWKAPLVVGMVVGVLLVLTSITVLFRFLRFRRPSDSRPFQRLQVDDDDDDEPLLE from the exons ATGTTACTGATAATGCTGCTGGGCCTTCTGTGTGGCGCCGGGGCCAGGAGCGTGGAAAACGCCACGGCTCGGCAGGGCCCTCTGCCGCTACTGCTGGTGTCGTTCGACGGCTTCAGCGCCGACTACCTGCGGCGGTTCCCCTTGCCCAACCTGAAGCGGCTGTACAGCCAGGGGGTCCTGGTGGAGCAGCTCACCAATGTCTTCATCACCAAGACGTTCCCCAACCACTACAGCCTG GTGACGGGGCTGTACCCCGAGTCCCACGGCATCCTGGCCAGCAACATGTACGACCCAGTCACCAACAAGAGCTTCCACGTGGGCCCCAACGACACTGAACCAGTGTGGTGGAACGAGGCGCGGCCCCTCTGGATCACGGCGCTGGACTCCGGCTACGAGACGGCGGCCACAATGTGGCCCGGCTCCGAAGTGGTCATCGGCAACCGCACGGCGTCGCACTTTCTGCCCTACGACGCCGACGTGACCTTTCAACAGCGGCTGGGGAACGTGACGAAGTGGATGTTGGGAGATGGAAAG GAGCAAGGGGCGATGTTCGCAGCGCTCTACTGGGAGGAGCCGGACCGGTCGGGTCACCTGTTCGGCCCGGACAACGTCACTGCCATGAGCCAAGTGCTGAAGGAG GTCGACGACAACATCGGCCTTCTGATTTCGGAGCTGGTCCGCACCGGCCTCTGGGGCCGCGTCAACATCCTGGTGACCAGCGACCACGGCATGACCCAGTGCTCGCCCGAGCGCCTCATACGGCTGGACGACTGCCTCCACCCCGACAACTACACGCTGGTGGACCTCTCCCCTGTCACGGCCCTCATCCCACACAAAG ACCCGGATGCCATCTTTGCCTTGCTGAATAAGTGCCACCCCAACATGACGGCGTATTTGAAGTCATCCATCCCCGACAGGCTGCACTACCGGAACAATGAGCGCACGCCGCCGCTCATACTGGTCGCCGACGAGGGCTGGACCATCGTGCTGCGGGGGAACAAGCTGCCACGCT tGGGCGACCACGGCTATGACAACTCCCTGCCCAGCATGCACCCCTTCATGGCCGCGGTGGGCCCCGGCTTCCGCCAGGGCTATCGGATCAGCAGCCTGCAGAGCGTGGACATCTACCCGCTCATGTGCCACCTGCTGTCGGTGCCCCCGCAGCCCAACAACGGCACCCTGAACCAGGCCCGGATCCTGCTGGCTGCTGAGACCTACTGGAAGGCCCCATTGGTGGTCGGCATGGTGGTGGGCGTCCTGCTGGTGCTCACCTCGATCACTG TTCTGTTCAGGTTCCTGAGGTTCCGCCGCCCGTCGGACTCTCGGCCCTTCCAGAGGCTCCAGgttgacgacgacgacgacgacgagccCCTTTTGGAGTAA